The region CTCAATGGCCCGCTACGCCTGGGCGCCATCTTCACCGTAGCGCCCTACCTACTCCCCAATCTGGTCCCAGGGCTATCCAAAATTGCTCCGCAGATGCCGCTGGTTATTGAGGAGAACTTCACCGACACCCTCTCCGAGCGCCTGCGCCAGGGCGAGCTTGATGTGATCGTCGTGGCCGAACCATTCTCACCCCCAGGGGTGCGAGTCTGGCCGCTGTATGAGGAGGAGTTTGTCGTGGCCATGTCACCGCGCCACACTCTGGCCGACGAAACCAGTATCGACCCAGTGGAGCTGGCCGAAGAACGTCTGCTGATGCTGGGTCCGGGCCATTGCTTCCGCGACCAAGTCTTAGCCGCTATTCCGGCTGCCAAGTCGCATGCTGAGCTTGGCAACCCCCTCCAAGGCAGCAGCTTGGAGACCATCCGCCATATGGTGGCCAGCGGGCTAGGCGTAACAGTGCTGCCGGCCAGCAGCGTAGACCTGCAATCACAAACCAGCAGCGGGCTGCTGGTGCGCCCCTTCAAAGACCCCGTGCCCCGGCGCCGGATTGTCTTGGCCTGGCGGCGTAGCTACCCGCGCATGCGCGCCATCGAGGCCGTGCGCGAAGCCATTCTGGCCTGCCCGACTCCGGGCGTAGCCTTGCTGCCGGATAACGACCCCAGCGAATAATGCCGCGTCCAGACTCGCCTCAACCCCCTGGCCAGTGCTAT is a window of Oceanococcus sp. HetDA_MAG_MS8 DNA encoding:
- a CDS encoding hydrogen peroxide-inducible genes activator, whose translation is MTLTELRYAVALDETRHFGQAANRCFVSQPTLSIAIRKLEDRLGVTLFERHRGRAEVTPVGRRILDQARRVLAEASLLEEIAAGAVDELNGPLRLGAIFTVAPYLLPNLVPGLSKIAPQMPLVIEENFTDTLSERLRQGELDVIVVAEPFSPPGVRVWPLYEEEFVVAMSPRHTLADETSIDPVELAEERLLMLGPGHCFRDQVLAAIPAAKSHAELGNPLQGSSLETIRHMVASGLGVTVLPASSVDLQSQTSSGLLVRPFKDPVPRRRIVLAWRRSYPRMRAIEAVREAILACPTPGVALLPDNDPSE